From Candidatus Hydrogenedentota bacterium, the proteins below share one genomic window:
- the miaB gene encoding tRNA (N6-isopentenyl adenosine(37)-C2)-methylthiotransferase MiaB: MSKTVHIKTFGCQMNEHDSQRMLDLLAGLGYRAVPTPEEASLVVVNTCSVRHNPENKVYSFLGTLRGHKRAHPDTIIAVAGCVAQQEGERILAREKAVDLVFGPDNLFRLPEMLADVAAGGRVCDTRWMPREGRIQNFIPEEWVDRGHVEGIKAYIAVTKGCNNLCSFCIVPATRGREVSREAENILREARGMVARGAREIWLLGQNVNSYRASKDYRFYELLDDLSKIEGLARLRFTSPHPKDWNNALSDLMAARPVICRQLHLPFQAGSDRILHEMRRNHTLEEYLDKVRYLKRVLPEVEISTDLIVGFPGETDEDFERTLDCLREVRFSQVFPFKYSPRPGTAAAERPDDVPRGEKEARLARVIALQEEINAEQQEALVGTVQTVLVDAAHPRRAGWVNGRTDGYRALTLPGASLGIGDLVRVRVTGHQGHWLLGELEPAPEPARST; encoded by the coding sequence ATGTCCAAAACCGTCCACATAAAGACCTTCGGCTGCCAGATGAACGAGCATGACAGCCAGCGCATGCTCGACCTGCTGGCCGGTCTCGGCTACCGCGCCGTGCCCACGCCTGAGGAGGCCTCGCTGGTGGTGGTGAACACGTGCAGCGTCCGGCATAATCCGGAAAACAAGGTCTACAGTTTTCTGGGCACGCTCCGGGGCCACAAGCGGGCGCATCCGGACACCATCATCGCCGTGGCGGGCTGTGTGGCCCAGCAGGAGGGGGAGCGGATTCTGGCGCGGGAGAAGGCGGTGGACCTGGTCTTCGGCCCGGACAACCTCTTCCGCCTCCCGGAGATGCTGGCCGACGTGGCGGCGGGCGGGCGCGTCTGCGACACGCGCTGGATGCCGCGCGAGGGCCGCATCCAGAACTTCATCCCGGAGGAGTGGGTTGACCGGGGGCATGTCGAGGGGATCAAGGCCTACATCGCCGTCACCAAGGGCTGCAACAACCTGTGCAGTTTCTGCATCGTGCCGGCCACGCGCGGCCGCGAGGTGTCCCGCGAGGCGGAGAACATCCTGCGCGAGGCGCGGGGCATGGTGGCGCGGGGCGCCCGCGAAATCTGGCTGCTGGGCCAGAATGTGAACTCTTACCGGGCCTCGAAAGACTACCGGTTTTATGAACTGCTGGACGACCTCTCCAAGATTGAGGGGCTGGCGCGGCTCCGTTTCACGTCGCCCCACCCGAAGGACTGGAACAACGCCCTCTCGGACCTGATGGCAGCCCGGCCCGTCATCTGCCGGCAGCTCCATCTCCCCTTCCAGGCGGGCTCCGACCGCATTCTGCACGAAATGCGGCGCAACCACACCCTGGAGGAGTACCTGGACAAGGTCCGCTACCTGAAGCGCGTGCTGCCCGAGGTGGAAATCAGCACGGACCTGATCGTGGGCTTTCCCGGCGAGACGGACGAGGACTTTGAACGCACCCTGGACTGCCTGCGCGAGGTGCGCTTCTCGCAGGTGTTCCCGTTCAAGTACTCGCCGCGTCCCGGCACCGCCGCGGCGGAGCGCCCGGACGACGTGCCCCGGGGAGAGAAGGAGGCGCGCCTGGCGCGGGTCATCGCGCTGCAGGAGGAGATCAACGCGGAGCAGCAGGAGGCGCTGGTGGGCACGGTGCAGACCGTGCTGGTGGACGCGGCGCATCCGCGCCGCGCGGGATGGGTGAACGGGCGCACCGACGGGTACCGCGCCCTGACGCTGCCCGGCGCGTCGCTGGGGATCGGCGACCTGGTCCGCGTCCGTGTGACGGGCCACCAGGGGCACTGGCTTTTGGGCGAACTGGAACCCGCGCCGGAACCGGCGCGGTCAACCTGA
- a CDS encoding leucyl aminopeptidase produces the protein MNIFAVHADELKPVRGETCLVIPLFEGAEKIVSGAVGKECLKTLQALLGKNILSGKAQSCYYLATPGAKFQGLLTLGLGPEGKLNAETVRRAAGKASALLRGHRTKSLYLDLASAPAFPADAFVEGLVLAQYDFNVYKRPAGDASAPVTVNAVTLITHSGADNDGLARKSHRAALIATGVNGARQLANTAANEMTPTALAEFAKGVARESNCSCTVLDHHEMADLGMNALLGVAKGSAEAPKLILLEYRHPGAKKTVAVAGKGVCFDSGGISIKPAHNMHEMKYDMCGAAAVLCAMMTVANLGPKINVVAVVPAVENKTGARAQTPGDIVRAYNGKTIEVHNTDAEGRLILADAMSYVVDKYKPDALVDLATLTGACVVALGHFAAGVLGNNEPLLQSLVRSGEATGDRLWPLPLWEDYEKLIEGDHADLCNIGPGRDAGTITAAAFLKHFVGGTPWAHIDIAGTAYGVKNAPHLSAKSATGFGVRLLVHWLLAQAETGKRGA, from the coding sequence ATGAACATTTTCGCGGTGCATGCCGACGAGCTGAAACCGGTCCGGGGCGAGACCTGCCTGGTCATCCCCCTCTTCGAGGGGGCGGAAAAGATTGTGTCCGGGGCGGTCGGCAAGGAGTGCCTGAAAACGCTCCAGGCGCTCCTGGGCAAAAACATCCTCTCGGGCAAGGCGCAGTCCTGCTATTACCTGGCCACGCCGGGCGCCAAATTCCAGGGACTCCTCACGCTCGGCCTCGGCCCGGAGGGGAAACTGAACGCCGAAACCGTGCGCCGCGCCGCGGGCAAGGCGTCCGCCCTGCTGCGCGGCCACCGGACGAAGTCCCTCTATCTGGACCTGGCCTCCGCGCCCGCCTTTCCCGCCGACGCCTTCGTCGAAGGGCTGGTCCTCGCGCAGTACGACTTCAACGTGTACAAGCGGCCCGCGGGGGACGCGTCCGCGCCGGTCACGGTCAACGCGGTCACCCTGATCACCCACAGCGGCGCCGACAACGACGGGCTGGCCCGCAAATCCCACCGCGCCGCGCTGATAGCCACCGGGGTGAACGGGGCGCGCCAGCTCGCCAACACGGCGGCGAACGAGATGACCCCGACGGCGCTGGCCGAGTTCGCCAAAGGCGTCGCCCGCGAGTCCAACTGCTCCTGCACCGTGCTCGACCACCACGAGATGGCGGATCTGGGCATGAACGCCCTCCTCGGCGTGGCGAAGGGCAGCGCCGAGGCGCCCAAGCTCATCCTGCTCGAATACCGCCACCCCGGCGCCAAAAAAACCGTCGCCGTGGCGGGCAAGGGTGTCTGCTTCGACTCGGGCGGCATCAGCATCAAGCCGGCCCACAACATGCACGAGATGAAGTACGACATGTGCGGCGCCGCCGCGGTCCTCTGCGCCATGATGACCGTGGCAAACCTCGGCCCGAAAATCAACGTCGTCGCCGTGGTGCCCGCCGTCGAGAACAAGACCGGCGCGCGCGCGCAGACCCCCGGCGACATTGTCCGGGCCTACAACGGCAAGACCATCGAGGTGCACAACACCGACGCCGAGGGCCGGCTCATCCTCGCCGACGCCATGTCCTATGTGGTGGACAAATACAAGCCGGACGCCCTTGTGGACCTCGCCACCCTCACCGGCGCCTGCGTGGTGGCGCTGGGCCACTTCGCCGCGGGCGTCCTCGGCAACAATGAGCCGCTCCTCCAGTCCCTGGTCCGCTCCGGCGAGGCCACCGGCGACCGGCTCTGGCCCCTGCCCCTCTGGGAGGACTACGAGAAACTCATCGAGGGCGACCACGCCGACCTTTGCAACATCGGCCCCGGCCGCGACGCCGGCACCATCACCGCCGCCGCGTTCCTCAAGCACTTCGTCGGCGGCACCCCCTGGGCGCACATTGACATCGCGGGCACGGCCTACGGTGTCAAGAACGCCCCGCACCTGAGCGCGAAATCCGCCACCGGCTTCGGCGTGCGCCTGCTGGTCCACTGGCTCCTCGCCCAGGCGGAGACAGGAAAACGCGGCGCGTAG
- a CDS encoding nucleotidyltransferase domain-containing protein: MDLPIKIDSGRIRQFCARHHLTKLALFGSVLTDRFGPDSDVDVLFEYDPQHVPSLFDVAAMEEELTEILGRRADMRTPQDLSRHFREEVVRGALVQYAA, encoded by the coding sequence ATGGACTTGCCCATTAAAATTGACAGCGGGCGGATTCGGCAGTTTTGCGCAAGGCACCATCTCACGAAACTGGCCCTATTCGGTTCCGTCCTCACAGACCGCTTCGGACCCGACAGCGATGTGGACGTGTTGTTTGAATATGATCCGCAGCATGTCCCCTCCCTATTTGATGTGGCGGCCATGGAAGAGGAACTGACTGAAATACTGGGGCGAAGGGCGGACATGCGCACACCCCAGGACCTCAGCAGGCACTTTCGCGAGGAGGTCGTGCGCGGTGCACTGGTGCAATATGCCGCCTGA
- a CDS encoding DUF86 domain-containing protein, giving the protein MPPEADQNRVRHMLEAACQAISFVNGRSRADLEADTQLRFAVLRALEVLGEAAGRVSPETRAAHPEIPWQLAVGMRNRLVHAYFEVNLDIVWTTVTRTLPALVPGLEAVLDLDEKR; this is encoded by the coding sequence ATGCCGCCTGAAGCCGACCAAAATCGTGTCCGCCACATGCTTGAAGCCGCCTGTCAAGCCATTTCCTTCGTGAATGGGAGAAGCCGCGCGGACCTTGAGGCAGACACTCAACTACGTTTTGCCGTTTTGCGGGCTCTGGAGGTTTTGGGAGAGGCCGCTGGCAGGGTTAGTCCCGAAACGCGCGCGGCCCATCCGGAAATACCATGGCAACTCGCGGTGGGCATGCGAAACCGGCTGGTTCACGCATACTTTGAGGTGAATCTGGACATCGTATGGACGACCGTCACGCGGACGCTCCCAGCGCTTGTCCCCGGTCTCGAAGCCGTTTTGGACCTCGACGAAAAACGTTGA